The following coding sequences are from one Candidatus Poribacteria bacterium window:
- a CDS encoding transposase: MDVIKIMETFPTQEDCIAYLERLRWQGSPECPQCASTHVRRRNEHAIGRIGRWNCHDCRTLVS, translated from the coding sequence ATGGATGTGATCAAGATCATGGAGACGTTCCCAACGCAAGAAGATTGTATAGCGTATTTAGAACGTCTCAGATGGCAGGGGTCTCCAGAATGTCCACAGTGTGCGTCTACACACGTCAGACGACGCAACGAACATGCTATAGGGCGTATCGGACGCTGGAATTGCCACGATTGCCGAACATTAGTGTCCTAA